A DNA window from Candidatus Vicinibacter affinis contains the following coding sequences:
- a CDS encoding T9SS type A sorting domain-containing protein, whose translation MKYIYTILFFCLFISWADAQNNMVVATFKHKANSEDLVLNKTVFPIWNGKKVILSRAEFYISEIEFKKEDDAAMPLPDTYILVNAGKPGVEYKLGEYPMQAAKKMILHLGVPASVNHLDPATYFSGHPLAFQDPSMHWGWTSGYRFIALEGMIDNDNDGIPETVFEIHSLGDALYTKAEVEGYLGAKDGNLHVDMTLDYAQLFKDIAMKGNLIQHGSSTMNAKVLSNAALAKFIQLPQSVSTKDVVENSTLISCLPNPAQDHLNVFYTLPGEQTKNLLISNSLGVAVKQMDNLPAKGNVSLSTEGLAEGVYFISFFEKGRLVARNKILISK comes from the coding sequence ATGAAATACATTTATACAATTTTATTTTTCTGCTTGTTTATTTCATGGGCGGATGCTCAAAACAACATGGTGGTGGCGACATTTAAGCACAAAGCCAACAGCGAGGATCTGGTACTCAACAAAACTGTTTTTCCTATTTGGAATGGTAAAAAAGTGATCTTGTCCCGTGCAGAATTTTATATATCAGAAATTGAATTCAAAAAGGAGGATGACGCTGCAATGCCATTGCCGGATACCTATATTTTGGTGAATGCAGGTAAGCCCGGTGTAGAATATAAATTGGGAGAATATCCGATGCAAGCTGCTAAAAAAATGATACTTCATTTAGGCGTTCCGGCTTCTGTCAACCATTTGGATCCTGCCACCTATTTCAGTGGACATCCATTGGCATTTCAGGATCCTTCCATGCATTGGGGATGGACTTCAGGTTACAGATTCATTGCTTTGGAAGGCATGATTGACAACGACAATGACGGGATTCCTGAAACTGTTTTCGAAATTCACAGTCTTGGAGATGCGCTGTACACAAAAGCAGAAGTCGAAGGATATTTGGGTGCCAAAGATGGAAATTTGCATGTGGATATGACTTTAGATTATGCTCAACTGTTTAAGGACATTGCAATGAAGGGCAATCTGATTCAGCACGGCAGCAGCACCATGAATGCAAAGGTTTTATCCAATGCTGCTCTTGCCAAATTTATTCAGCTGCCTCAATCTGTTTCAACCAAAGATGTAGTCGAAAATTCAACTCTGATCAGCTGTCTTCCAAATCCTGCACAGGATCATCTGAATGTTTTTTATACTTTGCCCGGTGAGCAAACTAAGAATCTGTTAATAAGCAATTCTCTTGGTGTGGCAGTAAAACAAATGGATAATTTGCCGGCAAAGGGAAATGTATCCTTGAGTACCGAAGGTCTTGCAGAGGGCGTTTATTTTATTTCATTTTTTGAAAAGGGAAGACTGGTAGCAAGAAATAAAATTTTGATATCAAAGTAG
- a CDS encoding DUF3293 domain-containing protein: MDINKLNQAYLNTNYTLNKNLIFKEELILNINKEANFKNALPELKEWAFITAWNPNSTELTKQENEQRNACLLDDIKSSGYISHFGRGISEDGKWSEDSYFIENISKEEALFYALKYGQCAFVYGKVNQMSELIWTAHCK; the protein is encoded by the coding sequence ATGGATATAAATAAATTAAACCAGGCCTATTTGAATACCAATTACACCCTAAATAAAAATTTAATTTTTAAAGAAGAGCTCATATTAAATATCAATAAAGAAGCGAATTTTAAAAACGCTCTTCCGGAATTAAAGGAATGGGCTTTTATTACTGCCTGGAATCCTAACTCCACTGAACTTACAAAACAAGAGAATGAACAAAGAAATGCCTGTCTATTAGATGATATAAAATCCAGTGGATATATTTCACATTTTGGACGTGGAATTTCCGAAGATGGTAAATGGTCCGAGGACTCCTATTTTATTGAAAATATCAGTAAAGAAGAAGCATTATTTTATGCATTAAAATATGGACAATGTGCATTTGTTTATGGCAAGGTAAACCAAATGTCAGAATTAATATGGACAGCTCATTGCAAATAA
- a CDS encoding MFS transporter: MVRQVKLGLKENWKQFSLLVLINAFVGGMVGMERSILPRIAEIEFHISAKTAILSFIIVFGIVKAITNYYTGTLANRFGRKKLLVAGWIIGLPIPFILMFAPSWSWIIAANVLLGINQGLTWSSTVVMKIDLVGEKQRGFAMGLNEFAGYIAVALVAFLTGWIASEYGIRPYPFYTGIVLVVFGLLGSIFFIKDTRHHVAQETINNSIPRLQNIFWDTTWKNKNLGSVTQAGLINNLNDGMAWGIFPILLATKGFSIAEIGIVTAIYPAVWGIGQLFTGRMADKFCKKDMLYIGMLLQAIALVVLVWADTMIHFITLSAILGWGTAMVYPTFLATVAENTHPQDRAKSIGIFRLWRDLGYAIGAILTGILADWYSINSAILFIGFLTFISSLIIQFRMNCKPSDPTKIWDWMKLKFLPNGK; encoded by the coding sequence ATGGTCAGACAGGTTAAATTAGGTTTAAAAGAAAACTGGAAACAATTTTCTTTACTGGTACTCATCAATGCCTTTGTTGGGGGAATGGTGGGTATGGAGCGAAGCATATTGCCTCGTATTGCAGAGATAGAATTCCACATTTCGGCCAAAACAGCCATCCTCTCTTTTATCATCGTCTTTGGAATTGTTAAGGCGATTACCAATTATTACACCGGCACTTTAGCGAACAGGTTCGGTAGAAAAAAATTATTGGTGGCCGGATGGATTATTGGACTACCTATACCTTTTATCTTAATGTTCGCTCCAAGCTGGTCGTGGATAATAGCGGCCAATGTATTACTGGGCATCAACCAGGGTCTCACCTGGTCCAGCACAGTCGTGATGAAAATTGATCTGGTGGGAGAAAAGCAAAGAGGCTTCGCCATGGGATTAAATGAATTTGCAGGTTACATTGCGGTGGCATTGGTAGCCTTTTTAACCGGTTGGATTGCGAGCGAATATGGAATCAGACCCTACCCTTTTTACACAGGTATTGTCTTGGTTGTTTTTGGTTTGTTGGGGAGCATATTTTTTATCAAAGACACCCGTCATCATGTAGCACAGGAGACGATTAACAACTCCATTCCACGGCTTCAAAATATTTTTTGGGACACCACCTGGAAAAATAAAAATTTAGGTTCTGTCACGCAGGCCGGATTGATCAACAACCTCAACGATGGAATGGCCTGGGGTATATTTCCTATCCTTCTTGCCACTAAGGGATTCTCTATCGCAGAAATTGGAATTGTCACTGCCATTTATCCGGCCGTATGGGGGATCGGTCAATTATTTACCGGAAGAATGGCGGATAAGTTTTGTAAAAAAGATATGCTTTATATTGGAATGCTTCTGCAAGCAATTGCATTGGTAGTTTTAGTGTGGGCCGATACCATGATCCACTTTATTACACTCTCTGCTATTTTGGGCTGGGGAACAGCAATGGTATACCCTACTTTCCTGGCTACCGTCGCAGAAAATACGCATCCTCAGGATCGAGCCAAAAGCATCGGAATTTTCAGGCTTTGGAGAGATCTGGGATATGCGATAGGCGCTATACTCACAGGCATCCTGGCGGATTGGTACAGTATAAATTCCGCCATTCTATTTATCGGATTCCTCACTTTTATTTCATCCCTCATCATTCAATTTAGAATGAATTGCAAACCAAGCGATCCAACAAAAATATGGGATTGGATGAAACTTAAATTTTTACCCAATGGAAAATAA
- a CDS encoding DUF86 domain-containing protein: MSRRDTLLLLNDMLQSAKKIKQYTTGFDFQVFISDDKTIDAVVRNFEIIGEAANRIDPDFKNNHPEIEWRRIKGFRNRIVHDYFGIDYGIVWDIIDSYLDNLIENLQEIIDKLNAT; the protein is encoded by the coding sequence ATGTCTAGGCGAGATACGTTATTGCTTTTGAACGATATGTTGCAATCTGCTAAAAAGATTAAGCAATATACAACTGGCTTCGATTTTCAAGTGTTTATATCTGATGACAAAACAATTGATGCAGTAGTACGAAATTTTGAAATAATTGGAGAAGCAGCAAATAGAATAGATCCAGATTTTAAAAATAATCATCCGGAGATTGAATGGAGAAGAATCAAAGGTTTTCGAAATAGAATTGTACATGATTATTTTGGAATTGACTACGGAATAGTCTGGGATATTATTGATTCCTATTTAGATAATTTAATTGAGAATTTGCAAGAAATAATAGATAAACTAAATGCCACATAG
- a CDS encoding c-type cytochrome — translation MSKDSTKSCASCHLAANSFSDTVAFSLGIENRLGTRNSPSLANVVYQDKLLREGSVPSLEMQIAVPIQEHNEFDFNIVRIAERLNNNQLYAALSMEAYGRKPDPFVITRAIAAFERTLLSGNSLFDQWYFQKLPEAYRPEVARGFLLFQSDRLNCIQCHNGFLFTNQSYQNNGLYVNYPDSGRMRFTQLEQDRALFKVPSLRNVGLTAPYMHDGSLKSLDQVIDHYASGGKPHANKSSLLKSFVLNPEERKDLLAFLNSLTDFNFISNPEFRY, via the coding sequence TTGTCAAAGGACAGTACTAAAAGTTGTGCCTCCTGCCACCTTGCTGCAAATTCATTCTCGGATACGGTTGCCTTCAGTTTAGGAATCGAAAACCGATTGGGAACCAGAAATTCACCAAGCCTTGCCAATGTGGTCTATCAGGACAAATTGCTCAGAGAAGGATCGGTCCCCAGTCTTGAGATGCAAATTGCGGTGCCCATACAGGAACACAACGAATTTGATTTTAACATCGTAAGAATTGCAGAGCGATTGAATAATAATCAATTGTATGCAGCGCTGTCGATGGAGGCCTATGGCCGTAAGCCGGACCCGTTTGTGATCACCAGAGCCATTGCCGCATTTGAGCGTACGCTTCTCAGCGGTAATTCATTGTTTGATCAATGGTATTTTCAGAAATTGCCCGAAGCTTATCGACCGGAAGTGGCGCGTGGATTTTTACTTTTTCAAAGTGACCGATTAAATTGTATTCAATGTCACAATGGTTTTCTGTTTACCAATCAAAGCTATCAGAACAATGGATTGTATGTAAATTATCCGGACAGCGGACGAATGAGGTTTACCCAACTGGAACAAGACAGAGCATTGTTTAAAGTTCCTTCCTTGCGCAATGTTGGATTAACAGCACCATACATGCACGATGGTAGTTTGAAAAGTCTGGACCAGGTGATCGACCATTATGCATCCGGAGGGAAACCACATGCAAACAAAAGTTCTTTACTAAAATCATTTGTGTTAAATCCTGAGGAACGAAAAGATCTATTAGCTTTTTTAAACAGCCTGACTGATTTTAATTTTATTTCAAATCCTGAATTCAGGTATTAG
- a CDS encoding rhodanese-like domain-containing protein, with amino-acid sequence MENKKECLTLSELKALIHQSPENLILLDVRNPEEFTEKHIPGAINIPLSELVNHLTEWSTKSTLVTICGKGGGRSAAAAEILKSSGLLNTFYLCGGTFGWYENVIKVD; translated from the coding sequence ATGGAAAATAAAAAAGAATGTCTGACTTTGTCTGAACTGAAAGCCCTTATCCATCAATCACCCGAAAATTTAATCCTCCTGGATGTAAGAAATCCGGAAGAATTTACTGAAAAACATATTCCCGGTGCCATCAATATCCCCCTGTCTGAACTCGTAAATCACCTCACAGAATGGTCCACAAAAAGTACCCTTGTAACCATTTGTGGAAAAGGAGGAGGCAGATCCGCTGCAGCTGCTGAAATACTAAAGTCATCAGGATTGCTCAACACATTTTATCTCTGCGGAGGAACCTTTGGTTGGTATGAAAATGTAATTAAAGTTGATTGA
- a CDS encoding glycosyl hydrolase, translating into MLRSILYSLILFTCCSVSLHAQKKEEAKPVDPMNSGAFSGLAFRSIGPAVTSGRISDFAVNPKNHSEYYVASSSGGVWKTTNKGLTFSPIFDGEGSYSIGCVSLDPNNASTVWVGSGENNNQRSVAYGDGVYKSEDGGKSWKNMGLKNSEHIAEIVVDPTDANIVYVAAYGPVWSEGGDRGVYKSTDGGNTWTCVKSVSAYTGCNDLVMDPRNPKILYAAFHQRMRKVFTYIGGGPESAIYKSTDGGANWKKLEGGLPSGDVGRMGLAISPVNPDVLYTVVEAKDDKGGIYRSGDKGSSWEKRNPFFTSGNYYQEIVCDPIDVNKIYITDTYYKVSTDGGKSVSNLGEINKHIDNHCIWVDPTNGNHLLVGCDGGVYETYDHARSWEFKSNLPVTQFYKVSTDNDLPFYHVHGGTQDNLSLGGPSRSTSANGITNADWYVTSTGDGFETQVDPKDPNIVYAQSQYGGLVRYDRKNGEYLSIKPVEGEGEAPYRWNWDAPLFISQHANTRLYFGANKLFRTDDRGESWQVISPDLSRQIDRNKIEVMGKVWSVDAIAKNGSTDIYGQLTSIAESKLNPEMIWVGTDDGLIQLTTDGGKNWTKFDNLPGVPAQSYVHQIIASLHDKNTAYVCFNHHRYGDFKPYVLKTTDVGKTWKAIQSNLPARGSLYSIAEDHVDPNLLFVGTEFGCFFSNNGAATWIQLKSGLPTVAVRDIELQRRENDVVLGTFGRGFYILDDYSCLRNVKKEDFNKEAVIYPIKDGLMYVERLPLGLRDKGHMGSSYFSTPNPKPGVVFTYFVKDDIKTLKELRKEAEKAKSDKGEKFYYPTLDSLRAEDEQQDPYLLFTIMDQSGNVVRHLKTAAKKGLKRISWDGRTATPAPVVGRYVPAPDQLFGEEEVGHLVMPGTYKLLLQKYVDGVLTPIAGPVEFKLNLLNQGTLPSKDMKDNIAFCQKVADLRKATSAAGDIFNEMNTRIAHAKSAMLDMPASPKNLLEKTAAIQKKLNAINLTFNGDATRARREFETATTVNDRVGILEYTVWNITSSIPKSCKTNYDIASRQFSKVLEEMKMVDAQISELEKELEMNKAPYTPGRWPK; encoded by the coding sequence ATGCTTAGATCCATTTTGTACAGTTTGATTCTGTTTACTTGTTGTTCGGTAAGCCTCCATGCACAGAAAAAAGAAGAGGCCAAACCGGTGGACCCTATGAATTCAGGGGCTTTCTCCGGGTTGGCCTTCCGGTCCATCGGCCCTGCGGTCACATCGGGTAGGATATCTGATTTTGCAGTCAACCCAAAAAATCACAGCGAGTATTATGTCGCGTCTTCCTCCGGCGGCGTTTGGAAAACCACCAATAAAGGACTGACTTTTAGTCCGATTTTCGATGGGGAAGGTTCTTATTCCATCGGCTGCGTCAGTCTGGATCCCAACAATGCTTCCACCGTATGGGTAGGCTCCGGTGAAAACAACAACCAGCGATCCGTCGCCTACGGAGATGGCGTGTACAAAAGTGAGGATGGCGGAAAATCCTGGAAGAATATGGGCCTCAAAAATTCTGAACACATCGCAGAAATTGTAGTCGATCCTACCGATGCGAATATAGTCTATGTCGCCGCCTATGGTCCTGTGTGGAGTGAAGGTGGCGATCGGGGTGTGTACAAGTCTACCGACGGTGGCAATACCTGGACTTGTGTTAAATCGGTCAGCGCCTATACGGGTTGCAATGATCTGGTCATGGATCCAAGAAATCCAAAAATTCTCTACGCGGCCTTCCACCAGCGCATGAGAAAAGTCTTTACCTACATAGGCGGAGGGCCTGAATCTGCCATCTATAAATCTACGGATGGGGGAGCGAACTGGAAAAAACTGGAAGGTGGACTTCCTTCAGGAGATGTGGGAAGAATGGGCCTCGCCATCAGTCCTGTAAATCCGGATGTACTGTACACCGTTGTAGAAGCCAAGGATGACAAAGGTGGCATTTATCGCTCTGGAGACAAGGGTTCTAGTTGGGAGAAAAGAAATCCTTTTTTCACTTCCGGAAATTATTATCAGGAGATCGTGTGTGATCCAATAGACGTCAATAAAATTTACATCACGGATACTTATTACAAAGTATCCACCGATGGTGGAAAATCTGTTTCCAATCTTGGAGAAATCAACAAACACATAGACAATCATTGTATATGGGTAGACCCTACCAATGGCAATCACTTGTTGGTGGGTTGCGATGGTGGCGTGTATGAGACCTACGACCACGCGCGCAGCTGGGAATTTAAATCCAATCTTCCGGTGACGCAATTTTACAAAGTATCCACAGACAATGATCTGCCCTTCTATCATGTGCATGGTGGTACGCAGGACAACCTAAGTCTTGGCGGTCCGAGCAGATCTACCTCTGCCAATGGAATCACAAATGCCGACTGGTATGTGACCTCTACCGGCGATGGTTTTGAAACGCAGGTGGATCCTAAAGATCCGAACATCGTCTATGCGCAATCTCAATATGGAGGCCTTGTGCGTTACGATCGCAAGAATGGAGAATATCTGTCCATAAAACCTGTGGAAGGCGAAGGAGAGGCTCCTTACCGCTGGAACTGGGATGCACCTTTGTTCATCAGTCAACATGCCAATACCAGATTGTATTTTGGCGCCAATAAATTATTCCGTACAGATGACCGTGGAGAATCCTGGCAGGTGATCAGCCCTGATCTGAGTCGTCAGATCGACCGGAATAAAATAGAAGTCATGGGCAAGGTTTGGTCGGTCGATGCCATCGCGAAAAATGGAAGTACGGATATTTACGGCCAGTTGACCAGCATCGCGGAATCAAAACTGAATCCTGAAATGATATGGGTGGGAACAGACGATGGTCTCATCCAACTCACCACAGACGGTGGAAAAAACTGGACAAAATTTGACAATTTGCCGGGTGTGCCAGCGCAATCTTATGTACACCAGATCATCGCCTCCCTGCATGATAAAAACACTGCTTATGTTTGTTTCAATCATCATCGATACGGTGACTTCAAGCCTTATGTTTTAAAAACCACCGACGTAGGAAAAACATGGAAAGCCATTCAAAGCAATCTTCCTGCAAGGGGTTCTTTGTATTCCATTGCAGAAGATCATGTAGATCCTAATTTACTTTTTGTGGGCACAGAGTTCGGATGTTTTTTTTCCAACAACGGTGCTGCGACCTGGATACAATTAAAATCAGGATTGCCTACGGTTGCAGTAAGAGATATTGAATTGCAACGACGTGAGAACGATGTGGTGTTGGGAACTTTCGGTCGTGGGTTTTACATCCTCGATGATTATTCTTGTCTGCGCAATGTCAAGAAAGAAGATTTCAACAAAGAAGCAGTCATCTATCCAATAAAAGATGGATTGATGTATGTAGAAAGATTGCCGCTGGGTCTTCGCGACAAAGGGCACATGGGATCTTCTTATTTCAGCACACCGAATCCAAAACCTGGCGTTGTCTTTACTTACTTTGTTAAAGACGACATCAAGACTTTGAAAGAACTTCGCAAAGAAGCAGAAAAAGCAAAATCAGATAAAGGAGAAAAATTTTATTATCCAACGTTAGACAGTTTGCGAGCAGAAGACGAACAGCAAGATCCATATTTATTATTTACCATCATGGATCAAAGTGGAAATGTAGTCAGACATTTAAAAACTGCTGCAAAAAAAGGTTTGAAGCGAATCAGTTGGGATGGTCGAACTGCCACACCGGCGCCGGTTGTAGGTCGTTATGTTCCGGCACCTGATCAATTGTTTGGAGAAGAAGAAGTGGGACACTTGGTAATGCCGGGAACTTACAAGCTCTTACTTCAGAAATACGTCGATGGTGTGTTGACACCGATCGCAGGTCCAGTCGAATTCAAATTAAATTTATTGAATCAGGGAACGCTGCCATCCAAAGACATGAAAGACAACATTGCTTTCTGTCAAAAAGTAGCAGACCTGCGCAAAGCAACCAGCGCTGCAGGCGATATTTTTAATGAAATGAATACCAGAATCGCCCATGCAAAATCTGCCATGCTCGACATGCCCGCCTCACCAAAAAATTTACTGGAAAAGACAGCCGCCATCCAGAAAAAATTAAATGCCATCAATCTTACTTTCAACGGCGATGCCACCAGAGCAAGGCGTGAATTTGAAACAGCTACCACTGTCAATGACCGTGTAGGAATTTTGGAATATACAGTCTGGAACATCACCTCTTCCATTCCTAAAAGCTGCAAAACAAATTACGACATCGCATCACGACAATTCAGCAAAGTACTGGAAGAAATGAAAATGGTGGACGCACAGATCAGCGAGTTGGAAAAAGAACTTGAAATGAACAAAGCGCCGTATACGCCGGGAAGATGGCCGAAGTAA
- a CDS encoding DsrE family protein, which yields MKILIIINDAPYGNEKAYNALRIANKLNTDHSEVDLRIFLMADGANCAIANQNTPNGYYNIEKMLKLSLLKGAQVKICGSCAEARGLTHNLLVTGAEISNLAELTNWIIDSDKILNF from the coding sequence ATGAAAATTTTAATTATCATCAACGATGCGCCTTATGGAAATGAGAAAGCCTACAATGCCCTAAGAATCGCAAATAAGCTAAATACGGATCATTCCGAAGTTGACCTGAGAATTTTTTTAATGGCTGATGGTGCCAATTGTGCAATTGCCAATCAAAATACCCCAAACGGTTATTACAACATTGAAAAAATGCTCAAACTTTCACTGCTCAAAGGCGCGCAAGTTAAAATTTGTGGTAGCTGTGCGGAAGCAAGGGGGTTGACTCATAACTTACTGGTAACAGGTGCTGAGATCAGCAATCTGGCTGAACTTACCAACTGGATTATAGACAGTGATAAAATACTTAATTTTTAA
- a CDS encoding cytochrome-c peroxidase translates to MKIYSVLIIIIFALVFFMTCNPEEVVQLDTTPYEINYAGFPNPDLPADNPLTKAGVQLGRMLFYEKAMSKNGTQACADCHRQSDSFSDSLKFSIGVEKLPGKRQAMPIFNLAWHYNGMFWDGRSPSVRDQALKPIQDPLEMNESLQNVVQKLSNNKKYTNQFIRAFGDDLITPERIGLAIEQFEFTMISNNSKFDRWKRGEVQLTAEEERGRVLFFSEFNPGSSVKGAECFHCHGNHNFTNDDFMNNGLDIESGIADDGRSKVTGALADKGKFKVPSLRNIAQSFPYMHDGRFKTLEEVIDHYNTGVKPSNSVDILLQYNLQPGGLKLNATDKADLVAFLKTLTDETYLKNEAFKNPF, encoded by the coding sequence ATGAAAATCTATTCTGTTTTAATAATAATAATTTTTGCTTTGGTCTTTTTTATGACCTGCAATCCTGAAGAAGTGGTGCAACTGGACACCACTCCTTACGAAATAAATTATGCTGGTTTTCCAAATCCTGATTTGCCTGCTGACAATCCATTGACCAAGGCAGGTGTTCAATTGGGAAGAATGCTTTTTTATGAAAAGGCAATGTCCAAAAATGGTACACAAGCCTGCGCGGATTGCCATCGTCAGTCGGATTCATTTTCCGATTCACTGAAATTCAGTATTGGCGTAGAGAAGTTGCCCGGAAAAAGACAGGCTATGCCTATTTTTAATCTTGCCTGGCATTACAACGGGATGTTTTGGGATGGACGCTCTCCATCTGTTCGTGATCAGGCACTGAAACCCATTCAGGATCCTTTAGAAATGAATGAATCTCTCCAGAATGTGGTGCAAAAATTGAGCAATAATAAAAAGTACACTAACCAGTTTATCCGCGCTTTCGGAGACGATTTGATTACTCCCGAAAGGATAGGCCTGGCTATTGAACAATTTGAGTTTACCATGATATCCAACAATTCAAAGTTTGATCGTTGGAAGCGTGGAGAAGTTCAGTTGACAGCAGAGGAGGAGAGAGGTAGAGTTTTATTTTTTTCCGAATTTAATCCCGGCAGTTCAGTGAAAGGAGCAGAGTGTTTTCATTGTCATGGCAATCATAACTTTACCAATGATGATTTTATGAACAATGGTCTTGACATCGAATCAGGAATTGCAGATGATGGTAGAAGTAAAGTAACAGGAGCATTGGCCGATAAAGGAAAGTTTAAAGTACCATCACTCAGAAATATCGCACAATCTTTTCCATACATGCATGATGGCAGGTTTAAAACTTTGGAAGAGGTCATCGACCATTACAACACTGGAGTAAAGCCATCCAACTCAGTCGATATTTTACTTCAATACAATCTTCAGCCGGGCGGGTTAAAATTAAACGCAACAGACAAGGCAGATCTGGTGGCATTTTTGAAAACCCTCACCGATGAAACCTATCTTAAAAATGAAGCTTTTAAAAATCCTTTTTAG
- a CDS encoding class I SAM-dependent methyltransferase gives MNIHSVFDQNATEYDHWFDLNFEMYQSEILALKQAIPSNKKGIEIGVGTGRFAEPLKIRHGVEPSDGMATLAKKRNVEVYKGVAENLPIGDQSFDFVTMVTTDCFLENTAKAFSEVHRILKPQGIFIIGLIDRLSELGKSYEQKKLKNKFYKDAKFYSTEELTEFLKNAGFNNFNYWQTLFHPEENKIEEPQASFGKGGFVVIKAIKI, from the coding sequence ATGAATATACACAGCGTTTTCGATCAAAATGCCACTGAATACGACCATTGGTTTGACCTGAATTTTGAAATGTATCAATCTGAAATATTGGCCTTAAAGCAAGCCATACCTTCAAATAAAAAAGGAATAGAAATTGGTGTTGGCACCGGAAGATTTGCGGAACCATTGAAAATAAGGCACGGTGTGGAACCATCTGACGGCATGGCCACGTTGGCGAAAAAAAGAAATGTTGAGGTCTATAAGGGTGTAGCTGAAAATCTGCCGATTGGGGATCAATCTTTTGATTTTGTAACCATGGTTACCACAGATTGCTTTTTAGAAAACACAGCGAAAGCCTTTTCGGAAGTACACCGAATTTTAAAACCCCAGGGCATTTTTATTATTGGCCTGATAGATCGATTGAGTGAACTAGGAAAAAGTTATGAACAAAAGAAATTAAAAAACAAATTTTATAAGGACGCTAAATTTTATTCCACGGAAGAACTTACAGAATTCTTGAAAAATGCCGGATTCAACAATTTCAATTATTGGCAGACACTCTTTCATCCGGAAGAAAACAAAATTGAAGAGCCACAAGCGTCATTTGGAAAAGGTGGTTTTGTAGTTATAAAAGCTATCAAAATTTAA
- a CDS encoding nucleotidyltransferase family protein — MKTLQEVKTILANHKQQLFNNYPLKSLAIFGSYSREENKDKSDLDILVEFNDKIGVRFIDLADEIESIVGLKVDLVSKNGIKEKYFSAINADLIYV, encoded by the coding sequence ATGAAAACTCTACAAGAAGTAAAAACAATATTGGCAAATCATAAACAACAATTATTCAACAACTATCCATTAAAGTCACTTGCAATATTTGGGTCTTATTCAAGGGAAGAGAATAAAGACAAAAGTGATTTAGATATCTTAGTTGAATTCAACGATAAAATCGGCGTACGATTTATAGACCTAGCAGATGAGATTGAAAGTATTGTCGGATTAAAGGTTGATTTGGTTTCAAAAAATGGTATTAAAGAGAAATACTTTTCAGCCATTAATGCAGACTTAATATATGTCTAG
- a CDS encoding (deoxy)nucleoside triphosphate pyrophosphohydrolase, translating into MPHSPYSSYPKGGVWYLIVNIVVKVLLFGLLQNGSNKYNIEQFINEKIEVVAGVIFWKNLVLCVQRPKNKLHYISEKYEFPGGKIEEGETREEALHRELLEELNLSIKIKSFFLTVVHEYPDFELTMHSFICEADSKEITLNEHVDKKWLHINELTKLDWAAADIPIVNKLLLNE; encoded by the coding sequence ATGCCACATAGCCCATATAGCAGCTATCCAAAAGGCGGGGTTTGGTATTTAATAGTAAATATTGTGGTAAAAGTCCTGCTCTTCGGGTTGCTGCAAAACGGTAGCAACAAGTATAACATAGAACAATTTATTAATGAAAAAATTGAAGTCGTTGCAGGTGTAATATTTTGGAAGAATCTAGTACTATGTGTTCAAAGACCAAAAAACAAGCTCCATTACATTTCTGAGAAATATGAATTTCCTGGGGGTAAAATTGAAGAAGGTGAAACCAGGGAAGAAGCCTTACATCGAGAGTTACTAGAAGAGTTGAATCTTTCTATAAAAATAAAGTCTTTTTTTCTAACTGTAGTTCATGAATACCCAGATTTTGAATTAACAATGCATAGTTTTATATGTGAAGCTGATTCGAAAGAAATCACGCTTAATGAACATGTTGATAAAAAATGGTTGCACATTAATGAGCTAACCAAACTAGATTGGGCAGCAGCTGATATTCCAATAGTCAATAAACTATTATTAAATGAATAA